The Natronoarchaeum mannanilyticum nucleotide sequence CGGCCGGCGACGCGGCGGACGCCGACGCCGAAGCGACGACCGGCGCCGGCGGACGCCGCGCCGACAGCCTCCACGGCATCGTCGACGAGGCGACGAGCACCCGGAAGGACGACGCGACGGTGCGGGGCGTCGCCGAGCGCCTCGCCGAGAAGTTCGAGAGCGCGGACGACGAGCGCGACCGAGTGACCCGCGCCGAACTTCGCGAGTACCTCGACCGCTCGGTCGAGATGTTCCAGAAGACCGACGACGAGGTGACGTTCGGCGACACGGCCCGCGAGAACGTCGTCGAGGCGCTGTGGACCCGCGCGCGGACGGTCCCGGACGACCCGCCGCTCGTGCGGGAACTGGCCGACGACCGCGACGCCGCCAGCGACCTGCTGGAGGCGATGCGAACGAGCGACATCATGGCGCCGCCGACGAACTGCCTCGCGCCGATCGAGGCCGACCTCGTCGAAGCCGGACTTCGAAAGGAGTTCGACGCCGACTTCTACGCGGCGGCGACGCGCGACGCCGAAGTTCACGGCGGCGACCCGTTCATCGTCGAGGCCGGCATCGCCTACGGCGGCGAGCTCGAAGCCGAGGGCAAGGCCGACGTCATGCGGTTCGCCAACCGCGTCCCGCTGGTGTACCAGCGCGGCGCCTGCGCGACGACCGACGTGATCAAGCAGATCGGCTGGCGCAACTACAACCTCGACCAGCCGGGCGGGAGCGGCATCCCGAACGGGCCCGCGGTGCTGATGGTCCACGTCGCGTCGACGAACGTGCCGTTCACCAGCGAGTCCAAGGACGCCGTGGCGAACGTCCCGGAGATCGAAGACGAGATCGAACTCGCGATCCGCGAGGCGGCCCGCGAGCTCAAAAGTTACCTCAAGAAGCGCAAGTCCCTGGAGAAGCGCAAGCGCAAGCAGGACGTGCTCGCCGACATCCTCCCCGAGATGGCCGAGAAGGTCGCGGAGGTCACCGGCAACGACGAGCCGAACTTCGACGACGCGCTCGCGCGCATCATGAACAACGTGCTCGTCGAGCGCGAGATCAAGGCCAACGGCGCGGGCAGCGAGGTGACCGTCACCGTCGAGAACAACTCCAGCACCAACGAATCGCTCGAAGTGACCGACATCGTCACGGCCGAGCCGACCGACCTCCCCGACGACGCGACCGTCGTCGAGATGGACGGCGAGTGGTTCGTCAAGTGGTCCGCGGACGTATCGAGCGACGACGAAGCGACGCTGTCGTACGCGACGGCTGACGACGCCGAGTTCGACCTGAGCGTCGAGGGCGTCGAAGACGCGAAACTCACCATCAACCAATGAGCAGCGACACCAGTTCCGAGGCCCAGCAGAAGCTGATCGACCTTGCGGCGGAGTTCTACGACCAGATGGACAGCGGGGAGATCCCCGAGATGTCCATTCCGACCCGCACCAAGAGCAACATCGTCTTCGACGAGGACGAGGACGTCTGGGTGTACGGCGAGCGCGAGAGCACGCGCTCGGCCAACAGCATCCGCGGCGCCCGCAAGCTGCTGAAGGCGATCTACACCATCGAGTTCCTCGACAACCAGCTAGAGGAGGACCGCTCGTCGACCCTGCGTGAACTGTACTACCTCTCGGAGTCGTGGGACTCGAACGAGGCCCAGTTCAACGATCAGGACGAGTCCAACCAGCTCATCGAGGACCTCGAAATCGTCTCGGAGGTCACCCGCGAGGACTTCCACATGCGCCCGGAGGAGTCGGGCGCGACGGTGATGGGTCCGCTGCGCCTGCGGGAACAGACCCGCCGCGGCGAGCGCGAGATCCACTGCCAGGAGGACGTCGGCGAAGGCGGTTACCAGATCCCGAACAACCCCGACACGATCGAGTTCCTCGAGTGCGACGCCGACTTCGTCCTCGCGGTGGAGACCGGCGGCATGCGCGACCGGCTCGTCGAGAACGGCTTCGACGAGGAACACAACGCGCTGGTCGTCCACCTCAAGGGCCAGCCCGCCCGCGCGACCCGCCGGCTCACCCGCCGGCTCCACGACGAGCTCGGCCTGCCGGTCACCGTGTTCACTGACGGCGACCCCTGGTCCTACCGGATCTACGGCTCGGTCGCGTACGGGTCGATCAAGTCCGCGCACCTCTCGGAGTACCTCGCGACCCCGGAGGCGCAGTTCATCGGCGTCCAGCCCGAGGACATCGTCGAGTACGACCTGCCGACCGATCCCCTCAGCGACTCCGACATCAACGCCCTGGAGAGCGAGCTGGAGGACCCGCGCTACCAGACCGATTACTGGGAGGAACAGATCGAGCTTCAGCTCGACATCGGCAAGAAGTCCGAGCAGCAGGCCCTGGCGTCCCACGGCCTGGACTTCGTGACCGAGACGTACCTGCCCGAACGTCTCAGCGATATGGGCGTTCTGTAAGGGCGCGCGTCGAATCTGGAGACGACCTTCGGTTTTCTCGTCGGCCACGCACGATTTAACCCCGTCGCGTCCTACACTACAATAGATGTCACCAGATAGCACGGCCGACGACGAGAAGCTGTACGTGATCTACTGGTGCGAGGAGAACGGGTACGCCGGGAGCTGCGATTTCGTCCCCGCCGAGTCGCTTGACGACGCGCGCGAGCGCTCGACGTACGCGAGCGGGAGCGTCGCCCACCAGCGGCTCATCTTCGAGGGAACGTACGGGGAGTTTCGCGAGCACGTCGCCGAGGAGCTCGACGACGAGTCCAGGGACGAGCGGCGGTTCTCGATCGAGTGGGGCTGAGCGCGACCTCGGCCGCGCGACGCCGTACCGGCCGCTGTGCCGACTACGTTTCGAGCGGGCGAAGTCCGGTCCTTGCTCCGGGAACGGCTCGCCGACTTCTCCGTCGAGTTCTGAGCGGGCCGATCGGCGTGATCAGCCCCGAACGGGGACGCGCTCTTCGAGTTGCTCTTTCCGCTCGGCGGCTGCCGCGGCGAGTCGCTCGCCGGGGGCCGCTCGCAACTCGCCGATCAGGGCGCCGACGAGGCCGCCGACCGCCGCTCCGGCGGTGGCTGCCTTGAAGCCGTAGAAGCCGCCGACGGCGCCGCCGATCCCGCCGAAGACCCCGGCGTATCGTGCTCGTAGAACTGCACGCTTGGCGCGATGGACTCGGTCTCGGACCTGCATGGGCGACCGTACGTTCTCGCGGTTCAAGTATTCTCCCGGAGCGACGGGTGGCGGAGCGACCGGAGCGCGGAGTCGCCTACTCGTCGAGCGCCACGGGGATGCCGCGATCGGCGACGTCGAGCGCGAACACTTCGGAATCGGCTTCCAGCCCCGCGAACGTGTTGTAGTGGATCGGGACGACCAGATCGGGATCGAGCGCCGCGGCGAGCTCGGCGGCCTCGCGGCGGCCCATCGTGAAGTTGCCGCTGATCGACGGCAGGAACGCGTCGACGTCCAGTTCCTCGTGGCCCGGCAGCACGTCCGAGTCGCCCGGCCAGAACACGGCGGTATCGCCGATCGTGAGGTGGTAGCCGACGCCGATTCCTTCGGGGTGGTACGGCTCGCCCTGCTCGTCGACGTGCGGGCCGTCGGGCTCGTTGTACGCCGCGATCGTCCGAACGATCACGTCCTCGAACAGCCGATCGGTGTGCTCGTCGACGCGGACGACGTCCTGGGGCAGGTCGTCGAGCGGTTCGACGTCCCGGTCGATCCCCGGCGGGTAGACGGCGTCGTAGACGACGACCGTCGCGTCCTCGCGCGCGACCCGGCGGATGCCGTCGGAGTCGTAGTGGTGGTCGTGGGTCACCAGCACGAGGTCGCCGTCCCGCGCGTCGTAGTCCCGGGCCGGCGGATGGCCGACGCCCTCGGTGTCGGGCGTCCACTCGCCGGTCAGCGTGCCGTAGCGGCCGGGGTCGAGGTAAACCACGGTCCCGTCGCCGTCCTCGATGCGGACGGTCGCGTAGCCGAGCCAGTCGATCGTCAGGTCGCCGCGGCTGATCGTCATGCTCGGTGATTCGGGCTCCCCGGATTCAAGGGTTCGGTTCGCGATGCGACGTGACGCCGACGCTCCCCGACTACTGTCTGTCGGCCAGCCGCTCGACGCGCTCTAACGTGTCGACGTCGTCGGGATCGAGGTCCTCGCGGACGCCGACGAACCGCGGGAACCGGAGCGCGTAGCCCGACGAGTACGTCGGCGAGGCCTGGATCTCCTCGTAGCCGACCTCGAACACGACGGCCGGTTCGACGTCGACCTCCTGGCCGTCCTCCGCCCGGACGTGGGGGTCGAGCAGCCCGGTCAGCTCTTCGAGCTCCTCGTCGGTGATCCCGGTCGCGACCTTGCCGATCGTCTCGTACTCGCCCCGGTCGTCGACGCGGGCCGACAGCAGGAACGTTCCGAGGAACGTCGCGCGCCGACCTTCGCCCCACTCGGCGCCCGTCACGACGAGGTCGAGCGTCTCGACGTCGGGCTTGCGCTTGAGCCAGTTCTTCCCGCGGCGCCCCGGCGAGTACGTCGATTCGGGGTTCTTGAGCATGATCCCCTCGTGGCCCGCGTCCAGCGCGTCGGCGTCGATCGTCTCGATCTCGTCGGGATCGTCAGAACGCCAGAGCTTCGAGAGCCCCTCGACGTCGGCCGCGGTGTCGTCCGGCGCCACGCCGCCGTCGTCGAGCACTCCGGCGAGCCGCTCGTGACGCTCCGCGAGCGGCGCGTCGAGCAGATCCTCCCCGTCCGCGTGCAGGCAGTCGAAGAAGGCGGGACGAACCGCGACCTCCTCGCGGGCGGCCGCGACGTCGTGCTTGCGCCGGAACCGGCGCAGGACGTTCTGGAAGGGTAGCGGCTCGCCGTCGTCGTCGATCGCCACGACCTCGCCGTCGAGGATCGCGGGGACGTCGATGCGCTCCTCGGCGAACTCGACGACCTCGGGGAGCGCGTCGGTGACGTCCTCCATGTTCCTGGAGTAAACGCGGGTGAGCCCCTCGGGTTCGTGATGTAGCTGGACGCGCGCGCCGTCGAATTTCCACTCGACTGCGGCCTCGTCCCAGTCGTCGAGCGCGTCGGTGACCGCCCCGGCCTGCGCGAGCATCGCCTGGACCGGGCGGCCGATCTCCAGAGTGAGCTCCGCGAGCCCGTCGACGCCGTCGTCGCGCGCGACCGCGGCGACGAGGCCGTAGTCGTTCGAGACCTGCAGGGCGCGCTCGACCTCGTCGACGGGGACGTCGAACGCCTCCGCGACGGCGTCCCGAACCGCGCCCTCGCCGACGCCGATGCGCATCTCCGAGAGAACGATCCGGACGAGATACTTCGCTTCCTCGGGAGAACACTGATTGAGCAGCCCGAATAGGAGGTCGATCTTGGCGTCCTGACTCCCCTCGCCCTCGGTTTCCGCGAGCGTTTCCAGCTCCTCCGTAACGTCCCCCACCGTGAGGTCCTCGCTACCGCCGCCAGCACCGGCGCCGAACGCTCCCAGCCCGGTCTGGCCGCCCAGATCGTAGCTCGCCGCGACCTCGCCGATCTCGCCGCGTTCCGCCAGCTCGTCCTCGACGTCGTCGGCGTCGACGTTCTGCCCGGCAGCGCGGGCGATCGCCTCGTAGAGGTAGCTCGGTCCGACGTCCAGCGTCGTCGAGTCGTGGTCGGGGAACACCCGCCCCTGGACGAACCGCGCGACGACGGGCAAGTTCTCGTCGGCGGCGTCGAGCAGGTCGGTGACCAGAGCGACGACTTCGAGGTCGGCCGGTTCGGCCTCGATCTCCGCGGCGCGCTCGGCGAACTCCCGGAACTCCATCGCACGCCGGTACGTCGGTGGGGTCAATAAACGATCCGGACCGTCTCCGCCCCCAGCGTCGATTCAAAGGGTTTCAAGGGTGCGCTTTCGTCGCAGTCGTCGGTTTCAAGGAACTCGGCCGCGCAGTGAGCCACACACATGCCGGAGGCCGACCTGGCGGCGGCGGTGGACGACGTGCTGTCGATCGATCCAGAAGAGTTCCAGTCGGCCGTCGACGCCGACGCGGAGGTAATCAAGTCCGAGCTCCGGGACGGCACCTTCGACAACTCCCAGGCGATCGTGGGGCTGGAGTACGAGTTCTACGCGGTCGCCAACCCCGCCGACGACCCCTGGACGACGGGCGCCGAGGACGGCGGGACGCTCAAGCGCGTCCCGCGGCGGCTGCTCGAACTCATCGGGTTCGAGAAGGAACTGGGGCTGCACAACGCCGAGATGACCGTCAGCCCGCAGCCGCTCAACTCCTACGGGCTCGCAGCACAGGAGGCGGAGGTCAACGCGCGGCTCTCGGCCGCCCAGGAGCGCACGCGCGCCGAGGGGATGCAGCTGGTCAGCGACGGCCTCTGGACGATCCCGCCGGAGGGCGAGAGCGCCCGGAGCTACCTCACCGACAGCATCGAGGACCGGGGCGTCCGGATCGCCTCGAACATGAGCGACTCCGTGCGCTACCACGCGATGGCCAACACCGAGGCCGCAGACGACGTCGGGCTCCGGATCGACGCGCCCCACGTCAGCCTACAGGGCGACACGGTGATGCCAGAGAGTGTGATCACGTCGATCCAGCCCCACTATCAGGTGCCCCAGGCGATCGACCTGCCGACGTACTTCCGGTACGCCCTGCGGATCGCCGGGCCGCTGCTCGCGCTCGGCGTCAACTCGCCGTTCTTCCCGCCGGACCTGTACGACGCCGACGCGACGGCCGAGGATATCCTCGCGGACGGCTGGATGGAACACCGGATCAGCGTGTTCGAGACGTCGCTCAACCCGCCGGACGCCGATATGGGGGAAGGGAAAGTCCGGTTCCCGCACGATCTGGAGCACGTCGAGCAGGCGGTCGACCGGATCGCCCGTGACGACACGCTCGTACCGATGCCGGTCGATCCGGGCAACGGGTTCGACGACGAGTTCGCCCACTTCCGGCTCAAGCACGGCACCTACTGGCGCTGGGTCCGGCCGGTGTTCGGCGGCGGGACGCGCTCGCAGGCCAACGCCCGCATCGAGTTCCGCCCGCTGCCCGCCCAGCCGACCGTCAGCGACTCGGTGGCGTTTCAGGCCGCGCTGGCCGGGCTGCTGGAGAGTCTCCCGCGGGTCGAACATCCCGTCGCCGACCTCGACTGGGAGGACGCCCGCGAGAACTTCTACGCGGCGATGCGAAACGGCATCGACGCCGACCTGCAGTGGATCACCAACTCCGGGGAGGAAACGACCGACCGGGAGACGCTGTACGCCGACCTGCTCGACCACGCCGCGGACGGCCTGCAGCGCCGCGGGCTCACCGACACCGAGATCGAGGAGTACCTCTGGCCGCTCCGCCAGCGCGCCCGCCACGAGCTGACGCCGGCGCGCTGGAAGCGCCGCGAGGTCAAGCAGCGCCTCGACGACGGCGCGAGCTTCGAGGACGCGGTGTACGGGATGCAGCGCCGGTATCTCGAACGCCAGCACGACTCGCTGATCGGCGGGAGCTTCACGGACTGGCTCGACGACCGGGAGTGGTAGCGATCAGAGCAGGTCTCGCGGCGAAGCTGCCCCGGCGTCCTGTAGCTCTGAATCGAACGTAACGAGGTCGGCATTCAGGACGCTTGCTGCGACTGGTCCCGTTTCGGGCTCGTCGGTTACAGCAGCCACGAGAACGTTCGTGTCGAGAAACAATCTCATGTCCGATCGCGTAGTTCGCGGACCTCTTCGACCGAATCGACGTCAAGTTCCGCCGCCATCCCCCGGAGTCGATCACCGAGTGGTTCCCGATCTTCGTCGCCCTCGTCCGAACCGACGAACTCGGATACGTCGCTGACGTAGACGCCCATATCCTCGGAGACGGACGCCACCGATAAAAACAGTCCGCCGACAGTCGGCGGTTGTGATCAAGGACAGCACCACAAGCGTCAGCAGGACTTGGTAATCGGAGGCATCTTGAACGATCGGCTCGGCAACCAGTAGTGGTAATGATGATTGTAATTTCTGATGGCTAAATACAAATATTATTCAGTCATGGATTGAATTTGAGGATGGCTCATATTATACACACCAATTATTAATACTCTAATATTTTTCAAACCAATAATTATATCTGATGGCAATATCTACCAATAATGGATGTCAGATAGTGACCATTCATCACGGCGCAGATTCCTTCAAGGAACCACCGTAGCAGCAAGTAGCCTATTCGGTGTAGGTCAAGTGTACGGAAAAAATATAGGACAACCCGATGAAATAGACATTCCAGTAGTTGTGTCTGGAGACAAAGTAGTGGAGACGGCTACTGTTCCATTCAAATGGTGGCAGCACGAACAGAGAGTAATCCGTCTTCAAGAGCAGCTTGTTGACCGGCTTGGCGATACTCCAGGCATTGTGAGTGTTGGAGTCGGTACACAATCCAGTACAATCGGTGGAAAGAAAGTTAGCCATCTTCGGGTTGGACGTGATTCGGAGGCCGACATTTCTACAAATATGCCAACCCGTGTAGATGGTATTCCAGTTGAAGTTCATTCTCCAGAAAAAACTGAACTACATTCCTGTGACGATAGCTGGGATGATACAAACACCTATGACCCTGTCGAAGGCGGTGTAAGACTTGATGGGTCACACTCATCATGTTGTGCAGTTCGGTACACAAACGATGATGGGGAAATTCTGAACTGTCTTATGACTGATGGACACTCCTATGATTGCTCCTTCGAATCGATAGACGACACAGTTGAACAGGAAGGCCAGAAAATTGGCGAGATCGAGGAAATTCGGCCAGCTCAGGACTGGGCCATTATTCGATTGACCAATGATGCTGACATTTCTTTTTTCTCGAATAATATTGCAGGCAGTTCACCTAAAGCGAGCGGTTATGTGTCACAACACGGACTACATCAGTTAAAGAGCAATGATACAAAAGTTTTTAATAGAGGCGCAAAAACCACGCTCACAAATGGCACTATAACTGGTTATGATAAGCAGCTTCCGTACACATCTGGATGCGAGGGATCAAATGACTATGAAAACTACGTTCGGTTGACTACCTGTACATTTGGTGGAGACTCCGGAAGTATCCACTACCATGAATATACCAATTACAGAGGAGATAAAAGGGCAGCAGTCATCGCGCCGCATAAGGGTGGCGGGGACGATTATTCAGTTGGATGTGCAGCGTATCGAATTAGAGAATCCAATGATATTGAATTCGGAGAATAATCATATAATTATGCATTATAATACATACAATAGTTTATAAATATGGCAGAGAGATCACGAAGGAAAATCCTTCACCAAGGTAGTCTTATTGGAACTATGCTTCTCATGGGCTGTAGTAGAAATACTGACTCACCCAACTCCAGCAACAATGCCTCACCTATCGGTTCCTGTGGCGAAAGCCAAATCTTTGACCCTCCAAAAGAAGCCTCTAATCCAGAAGGGGGTTATCCGGTAGTCACTACATCGGTGTCCACATCAACCAATACCGGAAAGATCGGCGCAGCATCTCGATGCATTCGGTCATTTTCATCTTCGTCACCAGCTCGAATCTGGATAGCATTAGCGAACCTCGGCGACGATCCGATCACGCTGGGATTCGGTGCACATCAGCCCTTGACGCGGTACGCAGCTGAACACAGAACCGCTGATTTTTCAATCTACGTTGTTCCATCAAGGTTCGAGAACGAAGGGAAACATCATTCAAACGGGAATGACACTACAAGTGATCAAAACTTCGGGTGCTGGAAGCTTGATGAGTGGGGATACGATAGCGAGGTGAACAATGTCACGCTGGACCCGTGCGAAATCATCAAGGGGACCTACGCACTCTTCGCATCTGCTGGCAACGGTGGTTGTCTAATCGACGGAACCTATCGAGTCGATGAGAACCTTAGTGGGCCTAACGGTCAGGTGGAGGCGAGTCTCTCGCTGAGCGTCTCCGTAGACCACGGCTGAGCGTTCGACAAGTCTCTCAATTTTTGTCTAACGGTAACCATCCCGGATCACGACTATCCGATTTAAGAATCCTCGTCAGTACTATAGTCCCCCCGTCCAGTATGGGTGGTATGGTCACGTTCCTCTCCGGTGGCACCGGAACGCCGAAGCTTCTCGACGGTGCCGCGATATCCTTCTCGCCCGACGAGACGACGGTGATCGCGAACACCGGCGACGACGTCGAGCTCGGCGGTCTGCTGATATCGCCCGACGTCGACACGCTGATCTTCCAGGGCGGCGGCGTGCTCGACCGCGAGGACTGGTGGGGCATCAAGGGCGACACGACCCGCACGAACACCGCGCTCCACGACATCGGCGAGGCGATGGGGCTCGACGAGGGCCCGAAATTTCTCCCCGAGGAGAAACAGACCGAGGGCCGCGACATCGCGCAGTGGCGCCGCTTCTCGGGCGCGATGGAGTTCATGGAGATCGGCGACCGCGACCGGGCGGTCCACATCACGCGGACGAGCCTGCTCGATCAGGGCCACACGCTCTCGGAGGTCACCGACGAGCTGGCGAAGGGGTTCGGCCTGACGATCGACCTGCTGCCGATGAGCGACGACCCGGTCGCCAGCCTCATCCACACCGACGAGGGCGTCATGCATTTCCAGGAGTTCTGGGTCGCCCGCGGCGGCGAACCCGAGGTCGACAGCGTCGAGTTCCGCGGCTCCTCGAGCGCCGAACCCGCGCCGGGCGTGCTCGACGCCCTCTCCGAGGACGTCGTGATCGGCCCGTCGAACCCGGTGACGAGCATCGGGCCGATGCTCGCGGTGCCCGGGATCTCGGATACGCTGTGGGACACCAACGTCGTCGCCGTCTCGCCGTTCGTCGAGGGCGAAGCGTTCTCGGGACCGGTCGCCCAGCTCATGGAGGCCGTCGGCGCCGAGCCGAACTCCGCGGGCCTCGAGACCGCCTACCCCTTCGCCGACGCGCTGGTCGTCGACGAGGACGACGACACGGAGTTCGACGTGCCGGTCGTCAGAACCGACATCGAGATCGACGACCGCGAGGACGCCGCCCGCGTCACCAAGGCCATCGAGGCCGCCTTAGAGGAGGTCCGGTAGGCCGTGTTCGGCCCGCGCGTCGCGATCGCGAGCCTCAGCGGGCGTTCGGATGCGGCGTGGGCCGAAGCCGCCGCCGAGCACGTCGGCGCCGCGTTTCTCGGCGGCATCGCGCTCGACGAGCGCTCCCGGCGGGCGGCCCGCGATCTCGTCGCGCGCGACCGGGAGGAGTTTCTCCCCGAGGACCCCCTTGCATTCATCGATGCCGAACTGGCCGCGCTCGAAGCTGTCCCGATCCGGCCGGCGTTCAACGTCCGCAGCGCGACGGTCGAACCCGTTCGCGAAGCCGCCGAAATCTGTGCCGAACGGGGCGCCGTTCTGGAGATCAACGCTCACTGTCGGCAGGACGAGCTGTGCGCCGCGGGCTGCGGCGAGGCCCTTCTTGCCGACGCCGACCGGCTCTGCGAGTACGTCGCCGCGGCGTCGGGGACGGGCGCAAGCGTCAGCGTCAAAGTTCGAGCCGAGGTCGACGGCGTCGACTTGCCCGCGACCGCGCGCCGGATCGACGCCGCGGGCGCCGACGCGATCCACGTCGACGCGATGGACTCCGAGCCGATGATCGGCGACGTCGCCGACGCCGCCGACCTGTTCGTGATCGCCAACAACGAGGTCCGCGACCGGGCGTCAGTCCGAGAGTACCTGAACTACGGCGCCGACGCCGTCAGCGTCGGGCGACCGAGCGACGATCCGCGAGTGCTCCGGCGCGTCCGGCGGGCCGTCGACGAGTGGTTCGAGGGCGGAGAGCGGGATCACGGCTCCGGGACTACCACGACCGAGTCGGCGTCGACGCCGGAGCCGCAATCCTAAGTGCCCGCGGCGTCGACGTTTCTACAGACGATGCGAACGCCCGCCCAGAACGCCGAGCTCGCCCTGTTGCTGGAGGTCGCCGGGACGCCCAAGCCCGGCAACGTCGACCGGAAACGCGACCTGCCCGACCTCCGGTTCGAGCACTTCTTGGCCGGCGCAGTCGGTGCGCAGGACGGCCTCCGGGCGGCCGGCCGCGGCGATCCCGTCGGGTCGGCGTTCGAGCGGTCGGTCGAGGGGATGGCCGAGCAGCGGGGCGGGAACACGCAGTTCGGCGCGCTGCTCCTGCTGACGCCGCTCGTCCGCACCGCGGGCGACGACGAGATCGAAGAGTTGACGCCGGAGGCCGCGGCGGCGACGGTCGCGGCGACGACCGTCGAGGACGCGGTCGACTTCTATCGAGCGTTCGATCACGTCGACGTCCGCGCGGGCGATCCGCCCGAGGATATGGAACCGCTCGATGTCCGCCGCGGCAGCGACGCCGCCGACGCCGTCCGGGACCGCGGGCTGACCCTGCAGGAGCTGATGGCCGAGAGCTCGGAGCGCGACGGCGTCGCCCGCGAGTGGACCGACGGTTTCGAAGAAACGTTCGCGGTCGCCGATCGGATTGCCGATAGCGACGAACCGCTGCCGGCCAGAGCGGCCGACGCGTTCCTCTGGTTGCTCGCGCGGCGTCCCGACACGCACGTCGCGAAGAAGCACGGCGCCTCGACGGCCCGGAGCGTGATGGTCCGCGCGCAGGAAGCCCGCGAGGGCGGCCCGGACCTGGTGGCCGCGTTCTCCGAGTCGCTCGTCGAGTCGGGTATCAACCCGGGGACGACCGCTGATGTCGTCGCCGCCGCCCTGTTCGTCGCGCTCGAACGCGACGGACTGGAGGTGTGAGCGTGGACGACGACGGAGTCACGGGACGGGACGACATCGAAACCGGGGCCCGGACCGTCGAGTGGCCGGTCGAACTCCGGGGAGTCACCGAGTCGGTCGTCGCGACGCTCGGCCCGAACGGCCTGTGGAACGACGCCGCGCTGGGCGTGCACGCCGGCGATCCCGCCACCGCCCGCACGTACGGAAACACGCGAACGCGGCGGAACTTCCACCGGGAGGGCGAGGGGTACGTCCAGTTCGTCCGCGAGCCGCTGGCGTTCGTCGAGAGCGCGCTCTCGATCCGCGAGCGCGAGGAGCCGATCATGGACGCCGCCGACGCCTGGGCGCGCGTCGAGGTCGAGCAAGTCGACGCCGGCGAGGATGGATCGACTCGCTGGGAGGAGTGGGAACTTCGGCCGGTCGAAGCCGTCCGCCGCGAGCACGAACCGGCGACGACGAACCGTGGCTACTACGCCGTGATCGAGGCGACCGTCGCCGCTTCGCGACTTGACGTCGACGCCTACGACGCGGCGACGCTGCTCGACCGGCTCGC carries:
- the ligA gene encoding ATP-dependent DNA ligase LigA; amino-acid sequence: MEFREFAERAAEIEAEPADLEVVALVTDLLDAADENLPVVARFVQGRVFPDHDSTTLDVGPSYLYEAIARAAGQNVDADDVEDELAERGEIGEVAASYDLGGQTGLGAFGAGAGGGSEDLTVGDVTEELETLAETEGEGSQDAKIDLLFGLLNQCSPEEAKYLVRIVLSEMRIGVGEGAVRDAVAEAFDVPVDEVERALQVSNDYGLVAAVARDDGVDGLAELTLEIGRPVQAMLAQAGAVTDALDDWDEAAVEWKFDGARVQLHHEPEGLTRVYSRNMEDVTDALPEVVEFAEERIDVPAILDGEVVAIDDDGEPLPFQNVLRRFRRKHDVAAAREEVAVRPAFFDCLHADGEDLLDAPLAERHERLAGVLDDGGVAPDDTAADVEGLSKLWRSDDPDEIETIDADALDAGHEGIMLKNPESTYSPGRRGKNWLKRKPDVETLDLVVTGAEWGEGRRATFLGTFLLSARVDDRGEYETIGKVATGITDEELEELTGLLDPHVRAEDGQEVDVEPAVVFEVGYEEIQASPTYSSGYALRFPRFVGVREDLDPDDVDTLERVERLADRQ
- a CDS encoding tRNA-dihydrouridine synthase, with product MFGPRVAIASLSGRSDAAWAEAAAEHVGAAFLGGIALDERSRRAARDLVARDREEFLPEDPLAFIDAELAALEAVPIRPAFNVRSATVEPVREAAEICAERGAVLEINAHCRQDELCAAGCGEALLADADRLCEYVAAASGTGASVSVKVRAEVDGVDLPATARRIDAAGADAIHVDAMDSEPMIGDVADAADLFVIANNEVRDRASVREYLNYGADAVSVGRPSDDPRVLRRVRRAVDEWFEGGERDHGSGTTTTESASTPEPQS
- a CDS encoding DNA topoisomerase IV subunit A, whose translation is MSSDTSSEAQQKLIDLAAEFYDQMDSGEIPEMSIPTRTKSNIVFDEDEDVWVYGERESTRSANSIRGARKLLKAIYTIEFLDNQLEEDRSSTLRELYYLSESWDSNEAQFNDQDESNQLIEDLEIVSEVTREDFHMRPEESGATVMGPLRLREQTRRGEREIHCQEDVGEGGYQIPNNPDTIEFLECDADFVLAVETGGMRDRLVENGFDEEHNALVVHLKGQPARATRRLTRRLHDELGLPVTVFTDGDPWSYRIYGSVAYGSIKSAHLSEYLATPEAQFIGVQPEDIVEYDLPTDPLSDSDINALESELEDPRYQTDYWEEQIELQLDIGKKSEQQALASHGLDFVTETYLPERLSDMGVL
- the cofD gene encoding 2-phospho-L-lactate transferase; amino-acid sequence: MVTFLSGGTGTPKLLDGAAISFSPDETTVIANTGDDVELGGLLISPDVDTLIFQGGGVLDREDWWGIKGDTTRTNTALHDIGEAMGLDEGPKFLPEEKQTEGRDIAQWRRFSGAMEFMEIGDRDRAVHITRTSLLDQGHTLSEVTDELAKGFGLTIDLLPMSDDPVASLIHTDEGVMHFQEFWVARGGEPEVDSVEFRGSSSAEPAPGVLDALSEDVVIGPSNPVTSIGPMLAVPGISDTLWDTNVVAVSPFVEGEAFSGPVAQLMEAVGAEPNSAGLETAYPFADALVVDEDDDTEFDVPVVRTDIEIDDREDAARVTKAIEAALEEVR
- a CDS encoding DNA topoisomerase VI subunit B, yielding MTSFQSTLGDEAGIAEELAESQQAISIAEFFEKNKHMLGFDSGARGLVTAVKEAVDNSLDAAEEAGILPDIYVEIRESGDYYTLIVEDNGPGITKEQLPKVFGKLLYGSRFHAREQSRGQQGIGISAAVLYSQLTSGKPAKITSRTQGSDEAQYFELIIDTDTNEPEIRTEETTSWDRTHGTRIELEMEANMRARSQLHDYIKHTAVVNPHARIELKEPKNHFKGERAEEAELPDETEEIRPHPHGVELGTVLKMLAATDSHSMSGFMQEEFTRVGKKTADSVTDNFRDKHYGREMTWTLPRPHEDADVAEAVADATNGKGPEATEAFGEAVVDQLDDLDRVAHYHVEDAVAAAADEVAEEHGATLGDTVRENAVDAAWTAITEGATGEDADADAAGDAADADAEATTGAGGRRADSLHGIVDEATSTRKDDATVRGVAERLAEKFESADDERDRVTRAELREYLDRSVEMFQKTDDEVTFGDTARENVVEALWTRARTVPDDPPLVRELADDRDAASDLLEAMRTSDIMAPPTNCLAPIEADLVEAGLRKEFDADFYAAATRDAEVHGGDPFIVEAGIAYGGELEAEGKADVMRFANRVPLVYQRGACATTDVIKQIGWRNYNLDQPGGSGIPNGPAVLMVHVASTNVPFTSESKDAVANVPEIEDEIELAIREAARELKSYLKKRKSLEKRKRKQDVLADILPEMAEKVAEVTGNDEPNFDDALARIMNNVLVEREIKANGAGSEVTVTVENNSSTNESLEVTDIVTAEPTDLPDDATVVEMDGEWFVKWSADVSSDDEATLSYATADDAEFDLSVEGVEDAKLTINQ
- a CDS encoding MBL fold metallo-hydrolase, yielding MTISRGDLTIDWLGYATVRIEDGDGTVVYLDPGRYGTLTGEWTPDTEGVGHPPARDYDARDGDLVLVTHDHHYDSDGIRRVAREDATVVVYDAVYPPGIDRDVEPLDDLPQDVVRVDEHTDRLFEDVIVRTIAAYNEPDGPHVDEQGEPYHPEGIGVGYHLTIGDTAVFWPGDSDVLPGHEELDVDAFLPSISGNFTMGRREAAELAAALDPDLVVPIHYNTFAGLEADSEVFALDVADRGIPVALDE